The genomic DNA GCCCCAGCGCCTTGGCCAGGGGCTTGGCCCGCCACTTCGCCCACTCCGCTATCCCCCGCGCTTCATCTTCTCCCGAAAGCCTGGCTGACACCATGATCATCAGCACCGCTGCCAACGGATAGCGTACGCCGCGCCGGTCTCGCCGATCCTTTAACCCCTTCAGTCGCTCATAGAGCCCCCCTACCTCCCTGCAAAGTGCCTCTATCTGTCCGCTTCCGGCTATGGTATAGTCCATGTTGACCTTTCCTGGTGCAGGGTTCGTGGCGCACAACACTACCTTAACCAGGAAAGGCCTTTTTGTCTTGGAACTTTGCAACAGCCGTGGTGGCCGTGGGGAGGCCGAACCGATGCCGCATGGTCAGGAGACCGGGAGGCGAGAATGCCGCCACGGGCGCGGCTGCCCGATCGCCGACAACCCCGCTGTGTACCCTGTTGACCGGCCAGTGAATTCCTGCAGCGGGATGCGTTACAATGGGGGGTGGATGGGCAACCTGGCAGCTGCGTCGCCCGGAGTCAGGTGACTGAATGCACCTGAGGGGGGCGGTATGTTGCCAGGCAAGATCCGGGATGGTGGGCGTCGCTTTTTCAGGTGTGGGGGCAGGCAAGGCGGTTGATATGAATGAGGACAGCGTAGACCGCGAGCAGCAGAGCTTTCTCGGCTCAACCCAGCCGTCGCTCCCGCCGGAGATGCTGCCGCCGGGCGGCGCAGACGATGAAACGGCAACGCTCTCTGAGTTGCCGCTGGTGATCGCTCCTGAGACCCGGTCGGACCTGCCGGGTGCTTTCCCCGCGCCAACGATGGCCGGGCAGCCGCCAGCGCAATCGCCGCCAACGCCGCCAGCCATGCACGCGGTCACCCCGTCAGGCCAGCGTCCCGGTCGCCGGGGTGCCCCGCCGCGCCGTGGCCCTCGACGCCGCAGCCAGTTCAAGCTGTTTTCCGGTGGCTGCCTGATCACGATTGGGGCGGCGCTGCTTGCCTTTTTAGGGCTGGTGATTGTCGTCGGCCTGGTCATCTTCACCGCCCTTAGCGCCCGGCTGGAGGACGGCCTGCAGCGCCTTGGCGATCTTTCCTCCCGCCACACCTTCCAGACAACAGTACTCTACGACCGCCATGGCGAGGAGCTCTACCAGATTTTTGAGGAAGGTCGCCGGACGAACATCACCCTGGAAGAATTGCCGGAATACGTCAAATGGGCAACGATCGCCATTGAAGACAGGACGTTCTACAGCAACCCCGGTGTCGATCTGGCAGGTATCATTCGCGCGGCGCTGCAGAACGCGCAGGAAGGCGGGATTGTCTCCGGCGCGAGCACGATCACTCAGCAACTGGTGCGCAACATCGCTTTCGATTATGAGTACCGCACCGCCCCGAGCTGGCAGCGCAAGATCGAGGAAGCCATCCTGGCGCTCATCCTGACGACCAGGATGAGCAAGGATGACATCCTGGAGCTTTACCTCAACGAGATTTACTACGGGAACCTGGCCTATGGTATCGAGGCGGCCAGCCAGACGATCTTCGGTAAGCCTGCCGCGGAATTGACCCTGGGGGAAGCCGCGCTGCTGGCCGGACTGCCACAGGCCCCGGCTGAACTGAACCCGCTCAATCCTGACCCGGCTGTGCAGGAAGCTGTGCTGGCCCGCCGGCGGCTGGTGATCGACCTGATGCTGGAGAATGGTTTTATCACGTCGGAACAGGCGTATGCGGCCTACGGTGAGCCGCTTTCCTATGCCAGTGCGGATGTGTCGCTGGTTGCCCCGCACTTTACGGTGGCGGCCCGCAACGAACTGGAATCGATCAT from Anaerolineae bacterium includes the following:
- a CDS encoding transposase family protein, with translation MDYTIAGSGQIEALCREVGGLYERLKGLKDRRDRRGVRYPLAAVLMIMVSARLSGEDEARGIAEWAKWRAKPLAKALG